Part of the Thauera sedimentorum genome, CATTACCAAGGGCGGAGAAGGCCCGCCCCTGTGGCTCTGGTAGGTGCTTTAGGTCGCCTAGACTCTGGAGTTTTGCGCACTCGCGTGGCGTCATGTAGCGCTTCTGCCAGCCAATGATGGGCACCTGAGTGTCTGTCATTGCCACCAGGCTGGGCGAGGTGGTGCGGCGCTTGACACGGACACCTGAGGCGCGGAACTGGATAACGTACTTCCACAGGTCTCTCTCCCCGCCTTGGACGTTCCACTCGAACTTTTGATGGGACGAGATGAAGGACTTGACCGAAGGCAGCCATGGGTCAATCCAATGGCGGTTATCCGCGTAGAACTTGCGGTTGGCGCGGATAAAGTCCTTCTTCCACTTAGGGAACTGTTCCTGCGCCGTACGGGCGTGGCTCGGCAGGGCCTTCCACTGATCGTCGAGCGGCAGGCCCGCCAGTGGTCTGCCGTGGGTTCCCCGATACGCTCCCAAGGCCTCCGCACCTCCGCGCGCCCTCTCGGCGAATGGGGTGGTGTCCTCAAACGGGTAGGTGGCGCCGAACTCCATGGACCAGATGGGGAACGACGGCAGGGCCACCTCCGCCGGGGACAGTTCAAGGAAGCGGTTCCACGCTGTCAGGCATACTCGGGTCTGCTCGGCCAGCACCTTCGCATCGGCCGGCGAATCCTCCAGCACGTCGGTGATGTCTGTGGCGTGGCTTTCGCGCTCCGGCCAAACGAAGCCGTCCAATGATTCGAGGCGGCCGACGATGTATGCGCGCTCCCGCACCTGCGGGATGCCGAAGTGGTGCGGGGAAAACTTCCGCTCGGTCACGCAGTACCCTAGGGCCTCGAGGTCCTGCTTGATACGCGCGTAGGTCTTGCCCTCGTCGTGCTTGAGCAGGTTGGGCACGTTCTCGAGGATGAATTGGCGCGGGCGCTTCTCCTGCAGGATGGCGACTACGTCGAAGAACAACGTCCCTTGGCGAGAGCACTTAAAACCCGCTTGGTCGCCGGCCTTGGAGAAGGCTTGGCACGGAAAACCGGCGCACAGGAGGTCATGGTCCGGCACCTCGGAGGGGATGACCTTGCGGATGTCGCCTTCCGGCTTGAGGCCGAAATTGTCCTCGTAGACTTTCTGCAGGTGCGACTGTATCTCGGCGGCGAAGACGCACTCGCCCCCGAGCTTCTCGAGTGCGACATGGAAGCCCCCTAGTCCCGCGAACAAGTCTATGAATCTGAACGCTGCCATAGAAATAATGGCGCAGCCCATCCGGCGGGCCGGGCGGACTTGCGCCTTATGCTGCCTTTTTGATGAATTATGCCATGACAGCGCCTTAAAGAAGGTCTGCCGCAGCCTGCATAGTACACAGGGCAGATGCGGTGTGGCTCACCCGGTGATGCCGCGGCAGCGAGGCCGACTTGTCAAGTATGTGGGGACGTTAGGTAGTTGCGGGGCCCGAGGTTGAGCCCAAGCTTGCCGTTCAACTACCCAGCGGGAACTGATTGTGAGTTGCCGTGGCATGCACGTTCCCCGAAAACTCTCTTCCAACTCTACCCTCTAAGTTCGACGGGCTAACGGGATGGACCATTTATGTTCCTTGTGGGCTGCGGAGTGGACCTTCACCACCGACACTCTCCCCGTCAGGCGAACCCGGCGCCTGCCCCAAGTGTCTATCGGACACCCCCGACCGGAGACACCGATCATGTTGCGCCGCGCCCTGCTCCCCGCCCTGTTCGCTCTTTCTGCCACCCTGCTCCCGACCACTACCTCCGCCGACGACACCTCCGCCGCGAGCGGTTTGTTCGCGCACGAGTTGCGCCGCCTGCATTCGGGCGAGGTGGTACGCCTGGCCGACCGCCTGGCGGGGCAGCCGGTGCTCATCGTCAATACCGCCAGCCACTGCGGCTTTACCAGCCAGTTCCGCGAGCTGGAGGCGATCCACCAGCAGTACAAGGACAAGGGCCTGCGGGTGGCCGGTTTCGCGTCGGACGACTTCGACCAGGAGGCCGACAACGAGGAGAAGGCGGCGGAGGTGTGCTACCTGAACTACGGGGTGACTTTCGACATGTTCGCGCCGATCCACGTGCGCGGCGCGCAGGCGCATCCGCTGTTCCGCGAACTGGCGCGCCGTTCGGAGGCCCCGGCGTGGAACTTCCACAAGTATCTGGTGGACCGCGACGGCCGGGTGGTGGCGACCTTCCCGAGCAAGGTGAAGCCGGATGCGGCGGAGGTGCGTGCGGCGATCGAACGCTTGCTTTGAGCGGGGGAGCCGGCGCTCGCCCGCGAGTCCCTGCGTGACCCGCCGGACGCGGTCGAACGGTAGGCCGGGTCGTTATAGACTTCCGGCTTTCGTTCATTCGCCACCGTGACCGCATGAGTACCGATACCGCCGTCGCCGCCCTCGGCTCCCGCGCCCGCGTCGAAGCCGCCCTGCGCGCGCTCGACATGCCGAGCGAGATCGTCGAGTTCGCAACACCCACCCGCAGCAGCGCGGAGGCGGCCGCGGCCATCGGCTGCGAGGTAGCGCAGATTGCCAAATCGGTGGTGTTCCGCGGCAGGGAGTCCGATGCCTGCATCGTGGTCATCGCCAGCGGCGCCGACCGCATCGACGAAAAGAAGCTGGCCGCCGAACTGGGCGAGAAGGTCGGCCGCGCGGACGCCGATTTCGTGCGGCAGCGCACCGGCTTTGCCATTGGCGGGGTGTCGCCGGTGGGTCACGCCGGCGAGGTGATCTTGCTGGTCGACCGCGCGCTGTGGGCGCTGGACCCGATCTGGGCCGCGGCCGGCACGCCCAACGCGGTGTTCCGCCTGGCAGCCGACGACCTGCACCGCATCCCGGGCATCCGCGTCGTGGATGTCCGCCAGGCGGACTGAGATGCCGGCGCCGCCGCTCTTCGGCAATCTCCTCGCCAAGCTCCCCCCGCCCGGCGACGAGGAAGCCTTCGAAACCCTGCTCGACACCCCGCACTGCCGCATCGAGCGCATCGTCTCGCACGGGCACGCCAGCCCGCCGGACTTCTGGTACGAGCAGCCGGGCGACGAGTGGGTGATGCTGGTGCAGGGCAGCGCGGCGCTGGCCTTCGACGACGGGCGCACGGTGGCGCTGGCGGCGGGCGACTGGGTGATGATTCCGGCGCGCTGCCGGCACCGGGTGGCCGCCACCGGGCCGGCCACGGTATGGCTGGCGGTGCATATGCCGTCGGCGTGAAAGCCGCAACCGTGCGCCCGGCCACGCGGCAGGACACAAAGGCGGCCGTGCGCGACAGCGAACGCTTATAATCCGCGCAGTTTCCAATTTTTACAAAGTCGTCCCCGGATGCGCCAGGACACGCGGCGCCCGGTGACGGCTTTTGTCCGTCGCGCGCATGAGTCTCAAATCCGTCCTTCACCGGCAGGCCAGCCGCCTGCTGCTCGCCCTCGCCGTCGCGGTGCTCGCCGGCTGTGCCAGCGCGCCGCCCAAGCCCGCGGAGCTCGCCCGCGGCGACTACCGCTACGCGCGGGACTACATCTCCTGGCTGATCGAGCGCGAGATGCGCGCCAACGACATCACCGGCCTGTCGGTCGGCCTGGTGGACGGCCAGCAGCTGGTGTGGGCCGAGGGCTTCGGCTTCGAGGACGTGGAGAAGGCCGTCGCGGCCAGCGCGCACACTCGCTACCGCCTGGGTTCGATTGCCAAAGTGCTCACCGCCACCGCGGCGATGCAGCTGGCCGAGCAGGGGCGCATGGACATCGACCGTCCGCTGGCCGACTACCTGCCCGGTTTCGCCATCCGCAGCCGCTTCCCCGGCGCCGGCCCGGTGACCCCGCGCAACATCATGCACCACCACTCCGGCCTGCCCTCCAACCACCTCAACGGCATGCTGGGCGGCGAGCCGGCGCCGATCGCGTCGCTGGTCGGCGCGGTGCGCGAGGACTACCTCGCCTACCCGCCGGACTTCATCTTCTCCTACTCCAACCTGGCCTACACCCTGCTCGGCGCCAGCATCGAGCACATGGCCGGCATGCCCTTCGCGCGCCACATGCAGCGCAGCCTGTTCGAGCCGCTGGGCATGCGCGATTCGTCCTTCGAGTCGCGCCCGGCACTCAAGGAATACCGCAAGGGCCAGGCGGTGGAGCCGATCGCGCTGCGCGACCTGCCCTCCGGCGGGCTGGTGTCCTCGGTGGAGGACATCAGCCGCTTCATGCGCATGGTGCTGGCCGAAGGCCGCGCCGGGGACCGGCAGATCATCCGCCCCGAGACGCTCGCCGAGATGCTGCGCCCGCAGAACGAGCACGTGGCGCTGGACCTCGACATGCGCATCGGCCTGGGCTGGATGTTCAACGGACTGGGCGTGCATCACGGCGGCCCGGTGCCCAACCACGGCGGCACCCTGCTCGACTCGCACAGCCTGATGGCCCTGCTACCCGAGCACGACCTGGGCGTGGTGGTGATGGCCAACAGCGGCAGCGCGCAGGCCAGCGTGAAGAAGATCGTCACCGAGCTGCTCACCCTGGCGCTGGAAGCCAAGACCGGCCTGCGCCCGCCGCCGGAGCCCGCCCCGGTGGCCAGCCGCGCCACCGACGCCGCTGCCGCGGCCGACCTGAGCGATTACGAAGCCTGGTACGACTCCATGGTCGGCCTGGTGCGGGTCAATGCCGGCGACACCAGCCTGGAGGCCGAAGCCCTCGGCCACACCTTCCAGCTCGACCCGCTCGCGGGCGGCCGCTTCGGCCTGCGCTACAAGCTGTTCGGCCTGATCCCGGTGAGCGTGGCGCTGTTCGACGACCTGCGCGTGTCGATGACCAACATCGGCGAGCACGAAGTGCTGGTCGGCCATATCGCCGGCCATCGCATGCTGGTCGGCCAGCGCCTGGAACCCTCGCCCATCCCGCGCAAGCTGCTCGACTACGTGGGTGAATACGAGATCGTCGGCACCCCGCCCGGCGGCATGGTGCCGGACCGCCTGGCGCTGCGCCTGGAAGGCGGCCTGCTGGTGGGCGAATGCAGCTTCTCGCAGATGCCCGGCTTCGTGCTGCGCGCCGCGCTGCAGCCGATCTCCGAGACGGAGGCGATCATCTCCGGGCTGGGCACCGGCAAGGGCGAGACGCTGCGCGTCGTCGGCGGCGAAGGCGAGCGCCGCCTGCTCTATTCGGGCCTCGAACTGCGCCGCAAGGGCGACTGAGCGCCGGCCATGAAGCGCGTCCTCGTCGTTCATTACTCGCAGTCCGGCCAGCTCGGCCAGATCGCCGGCAACATCGCCGCGCCGCTGCGCGCGGCCGGCGTGGAGGTGGTGGAGGAGATCCTGCGCCCGCGCGAGCCCTACCCCTTCCCCTGGCCGTTCTTCGACTTCCTCGACGCCTTCCCCGAGACCTTCCGCCTCGACCCGCCGCCCAACCATCCGCCGGCGGCCGACCCGGACACGCCCTTCGACCTGGTCATCCTCGCCTACCAGGTGTGGTTCCTGTCGCCGGCCATGCCGATGACCGCCTTCCTGCAAAGCGCCGAAGGCCGCCGCCTGGTCGCTGGCCGCCCGGTGGTCACCGTGGTGGCCTGCCGCAACATGTGGCTGGGCGCGCAGGAAAAGATGGCAAAGCTGGTGGCGGATGCCGGCGGGCGGCTGATCGACCACATCGCCTTCACCGACGACGCCCACCCGCTGGCCACCTTCATCACCACGCCGCGCTGGGTGCTCACCGGCCGGCGCGACCGTTTCCTCGGCCTGCCGCCGGCGGGCGTGGCGCCCGCGGAGATCGCCGGCGCCGAGCGCTTCGGCCGTGCGCTGGCCGAGGCGCTGGCGCGCGACGAGGAGCGCAGCGGCCGTCCGCTGCTCACCGGCTTGCGCGCGGTGCGCGTGAACCCGCGCCTGATCGTCTCCGAACGCGCCGGGCAGCGCGCCTTCCGGGTGTGGTCCGGCTTCATCCGCCTGTTCGGCAAGCGCGGCCAGTGGCGCCGCCGCCCGGTGCTGGCGCTGTTCGTCACCTACCTGCTGCTGCTGATCGTCACGGTGGTACCCTTGAGCCTTTTGCTCCAGCGCGCATTCGCGCCGCTGCTTCGCCCCCGGCTGGACGCCCTGCGCGCGCAGTACGAACAGCCCTCCGGCTCGGGGACGGAACGCCTGCCCTCATGACCGTCCGCAACGTCTACATCACCGCCACCGCCGCCGCCCTGCCCAATGCCCCTGTGGGCAACGAGGACATCGAAGCGGTCCTCGGCCTCGTCGGCAACCGCCCCTCGCGCGCGCGCCGCATCGTGCTGCGCAACAACGGCATCCAGCGCCGCCACTACGCCATCGACCCGGCCACCGGTGCGCCCACCCACAGCAACGCCCAGCTCACCGCCGAAGCGGTGCGCGCGCTGGCCGGCGACGGCTTTGCGCTGGACGACATCGAAGCGCTGGTGTGCGGCACCTCGCTGCCCGACCAGCTGATGCCCGGCCACGGCGTCATGGTGCATGGCGAACTCGGCAACCCCGCCTGTGAGGTGGTGAGCACCGCCGGCATCTGCCTGGCCGGCATGACCGCGCTCAAGCACGCCTGGCTGTCGGTGGCCGCCGGCGCCACGCGCAACGCGGTGGCCACCGGCTCCGAAGGGTGCTCGCCGGTGCTGCGCGGCGCGCATTTCGCCGCCGAGAACGAAGCCCGCGTGGCAGAGCTGGAAAGCCACCCGGAGATCGCCTTCGAGAAGGACTTCCTGCGCTGGATGCTGTCCGACGGCGCCGGCGCGGTGCTGCTGCAGGACGCGCCGCGCAGGCAGGGCCGCAGCCTGCGCATCGACTGGATCGAGCTGTCCTCGCAGGCCCATGTGCTACCCACCTGCATGTATGCGGGCGCCGAACGCAATGAAGACGGCCAGCTCAGCGGCTGGGCGCGTCACACCCCGTCCGAGTGGGCGGCGCAGTCGATCTTTGCCATCAAGCAGGACGTCCGCCTGCTCAACGAGAACGTGGTGCGCCACACCCTGGAGATCCCGCTCGCCCGGGTGATCGCCAAACGCGGCCTGCACGCGGCGGACATCGACTGGTTCCTGCCGCACATGTCCTCGCACTACTTCCGCCAGCCCATCCACGACGCGCTGGCGGGGCTCGGCCTGGCGATTCCCTTCGAGCGCTGGTTCACCAACCTCGCCGACAAGGGCAACACCGGCTCGGCGTCCATCTTCATCATGCTCGACGAACTCGCCCGCAGCGGCCGGCTCGCCGCCGGCCAGCGCCTGCTGTGCTTCGTCCCCGAGAGCGGGCGCTTCTCCAGCGCCTTCATGCATCTGACGGTGGTCTAGCACCGTGCGGCACACGGCACAGAACCGTAGGAGCGGGCTTGCCCGCGATGCGGCGTCCTTTGTACCCGGAAGCGCCGCATCGCGGCCAAGGCCGCTCCTACAGGGGGCGCCGGGGCATGTTTCATCAACCGGGCAGCACGAGCCTAGCCATGGATATTGAGAACGTCCCGCAGGAAGGCAACGCCACCCTCGGCGGCCACCGCAAGGCGATGTACGCGCGCGGCGCGGACGGCCGTCTGGCGCCGGTGGCCTACGCCGGCTGGGAGGTGGAGGAGATCGTCACCCGTCAGGCGGTGGAGGAACTCGACCGCCTGGCCGCCGACGCCTTGACCCGGGTGCGCGCCGGCTCGGCCTCGCCGCTGGAATACCACATGTACCGCGCACGCATGGACGACACCCTGCTCGCGCAGACCACCGGCCTGTGGCGCTGGCGGGTACGCCGCCACCTGCGCCCCGAGGTCTTCCGCCGCCTCTCGCCCACCCTGCTGGCGCGCTACGCCGCCGCGCTGGGGCTCGGCGTCGACCAGCTCACCACCGTCCCGCCGCAAGCATGAGCGACTTCCAGCATCAGCACGCCTCCCACTGCGAAAGCGGGGTGATGTCGGCCATCGTGCGCCACTACGGCCTGCCGCTGTCCGAGCCGATGGCCTTCGGGCTGGCCTCCGCGCTGTCCTTCGCCTGGCTGCCTTTCGTCAAGCTCGGCGGACTGCCGCTGGTGGCCTACCGCATGCCGCCGCGCGCCATCATCCGCGGCCTGCAGAAGCCGCTCGGCCTGCGCATGCGCACCGAGACCTTCCGCGACCCGGCACGCGGCGAGGCGCGCCTGCAGGAGCTGCTGGACGCCGGCCGCGTGGTCGGCCTGCAGACCTCGGTGTTCTGGCTGCCCTACTTCCCGCAGGACATGCGCTTCCACTTCAACGCCCACAACGTGCTGGCCTACGGGCGGGATGCGGACAGCGGCGACTACCTGCTCTCCGACCCGGTGTTCGAGGAGCCGATGCGCTGCGCCCCGGCCGACCTCGCCCGCGCCCGCTTCGCCCGCGGCGTGCTGGCGCCCAAGGGCCTGCTCTACTACCCGGACGGCCAGCCCGCCGAGCCCGACTGGAACAAGGTAATCCCCGCGGCCATCCGCAAGACGGTGCGCGTGATGCTGCGCACCCCGGTGCCCATCGTCGGCACCCGCGCCATCGAGCGCGTGGCGCGCGCAGTCGAGCGCCTGCCGGCGGCCGGCGACACCCGCCAGAGCCTGCTCTTCGTCGGCCACCTGGTGCGCATGCAGGAAGAGATCGGCACCGGCGGCGGCGGTTTCCGCTTCATGTACGCCTCCTTCCTGGAAGAAGCCGCCACCCTCGCCTCGCGCCCCGCGCTGGCCGAGCAGGCCGCCCGCCTGGTGGAGATCGGCGACGGCTGGCGCGAGTTCGCGCTGGCCGCCGCGCGCATGATCCGCGGGCGCGACGCCTTCGAGCCCGCCGCGCTCGCCGCCCTGCTGCGCCGCCAGGCCGCCGACGAGCGCGCCTTCTTCGGCGCGCTGGAAAAAGCGCTCGCGTGATGCTGCGCATCCGCGACCTGGTCCACCACTACCCGCAGCACGCCCAGGCCGCGCTCGCCGGCCTCGACCTCGACATCCCCGCCGGCTGCCTGTTCGGCCTGCTCGGCCCCAACGGCGCCGGCAAGACCACGCTGATCTCGCTCGTCGCCGGCCTGCTCGCCCAGCAGTCCGGCACGCTGGAGATTGACGGCCAGCCGCTGGCCGACTACCGCCGCACCCACCCCAACGCCATCGCCCTGGTACCGCAGGACTACGCCTTCTACCCGATGCTCACGGTGACCGAGAACCTGCGCTTCTTCGCCGGCGTACAGGGCCTGTCCGGCGCCGCCGGGCGCGAACGGGTGGCGCACGCGCTGGCCGCCGCGCAGCTGGAAGGGGTGGCCGGACAACTGGCCGAAGAGCTCTCCGGCGGCCTGCGCCGGCGCCTGAACCTGGCCATCGGCCTGCTCGGCGACCCGCGCCTGCTGCTGCTCGACGAGCCCACCGTGGGGGTGGACCCGCAGTCGCGCGCCTTCCTGCTCGACACCATCCGCGCGCTGGCCGCCGACGGCCGCACGGTGATCTACACCAGCCACTACATGGACGAGGTCGAGGCGCTGTGCGAGCGCATCGCCATCGTTGACCGCGGCCGCGTGCTGGCCGCCGGCACCCTGGACGAACTGCTGCACGAGGCCGATGCCCTGCTCAGCCTGCGCCTGGCGGCCCCGCTGCCTGCGGAGCTTGCCGCGACGCTCGCCGCCCGCCACCCCGGACTGCGGGCCCGCGACGGCAGCCTGCTGGTCGCCGGCCTGGCGCCCGAGGCGCTGCCCCAACTGCTCGCCGAGCTGGCCGCCGCCGGCCACCCTGCCCAGGCGGTGAGCTACGGCCAGCAGGACCTGGAAGCGCTGTTCATGCGCCTCACCCACCGCTCGCTGCGCGACTGAGGATGGCCATGGCACATCGACTGCTCGTCCGCCTCGCCGCCCTGTGGCAGAAGGAAACCCTGGCCCTGCTGCGCGACCGCCACGGTCTGGCGGCGCTGTTCCTGATGCCGATGATCTTCATCCTGGTGATGTCGCTGGCCCTGCGCGACGCCTTCGACGCCGGCGCGGCCACCGATCTGGGCTACGCCATCGTCGACCTCGACGACAGCCCCACATCGCGCCAGTACGCCGAACGCCTGCGCCGCCTGCTCACCTTCCGCGACAGCGGCACGCTGGCCGACGAGGCCGCCGCCCGGCAAGCCCTGCGCAGCGGCGAGATCGGCTTCGCGCTGGTGCTGCCCGCCGGCTTCGCCGCCGCCCAGCCTGACGGCGCCCAGGCGCGCGGCACCGAGCGCCCTGCGCTGCGCCTGCTGGTCGACCCGGTGGTGCCGCAGGCGCTGCAGACCGCCTTCCGCCTGCACGCCGAGGCCGAACTCGGCCGCTTCCAGGCCGAGCTGCTGATGCACCGCCTGGGCCGCGCGCTGATGATCCCCGAACTGCAGAGCCTCGATCCGGCGGCCCACGCGCTGCCGGTCGCGGTGATCGCCGCGGCGGGGCGCGGTGGCGAGGACAGGGCCATGCCCAGCTCGGTGCAGCAGAGCGTGCCGGCCTGGCTGATCTTCTCGATGTTCTTCGTCGTCATCCCACTCTCTGCGGTATTCATCGCCGAACGCCAGCACGGCACCCTGCAGCGCCTCGCGAGCCAGCAGGTGCCCTTCGGCCTGATCCTCGCCGGCAAGCTGCTGCCCTTCTTCGTGGTGAACCAGATCCAGGCGGTGCTGATGGTGCTGGTCGGCCGCCACCTGGTGCCGCTGGCCGGCGGCGAGGCCCTCGTCCTGCCCGCGGGCGCCGCGGCATGGGCGGCGCTGTGGCTGATCTCCGCCGCCGCCAGCCTGGCCGCGGTGGGCTGGGCGCTGCTGATCGCCAGCCTGGCGCGCACCACCGAGCAGGCCACGGTGATCGGC contains:
- a CDS encoding ABC transporter permease — its product is MAHRLLVRLAALWQKETLALLRDRHGLAALFLMPMIFILVMSLALRDAFDAGAATDLGYAIVDLDDSPTSRQYAERLRRLLTFRDSGTLADEAAARQALRSGEIGFALVLPAGFAAAQPDGAQARGTERPALRLLVDPVVPQALQTAFRLHAEAELGRFQAELLMHRLGRALMIPELQSLDPAAHALPVAVIAAAGRGGEDRAMPSSVQQSVPAWLIFSMFFVVIPLSAVFIAERQHGTLQRLASQQVPFGLILAGKLLPFFVVNQIQAVLMVLVGRHLVPLAGGEALVLPAGAAAWAALWLISAAASLAAVGWALLIASLARTTEQATVIGGVGNILMGAIGGIMVPAFFMPDFMQQLAQLSPMAWALEGFHRVLLQHGGLGDVLGPAAALLGFALAALGVAVLMNLRSRSR
- a CDS encoding dialkylrecorsinol condensing enzyme; the encoded protein is MKRVLVVHYSQSGQLGQIAGNIAAPLRAAGVEVVEEILRPREPYPFPWPFFDFLDAFPETFRLDPPPNHPPAADPDTPFDLVILAYQVWFLSPAMPMTAFLQSAEGRRLVAGRPVVTVVACRNMWLGAQEKMAKLVADAGGRLIDHIAFTDDAHPLATFITTPRWVLTGRRDRFLGLPPAGVAPAEIAGAERFGRALAEALARDEERSGRPLLTGLRAVRVNPRLIVSERAGQRAFRVWSGFIRLFGKRGQWRRRPVLALFVTYLLLLIVTVVPLSLLLQRAFAPLLRPRLDALRAQYEQPSGSGTERLPS
- a CDS encoding cupin domain-containing protein — translated: MPAPPLFGNLLAKLPPPGDEEAFETLLDTPHCRIERIVSHGHASPPDFWYEQPGDEWVMLVQGSAALAFDDGRTVALAAGDWVMIPARCRHRVAATGPATVWLAVHMPSA
- a CDS encoding beta-ketoacyl-ACP synthase III is translated as MTVRNVYITATAAALPNAPVGNEDIEAVLGLVGNRPSRARRIVLRNNGIQRRHYAIDPATGAPTHSNAQLTAEAVRALAGDGFALDDIEALVCGTSLPDQLMPGHGVMVHGELGNPACEVVSTAGICLAGMTALKHAWLSVAAGATRNAVATGSEGCSPVLRGAHFAAENEARVAELESHPEIAFEKDFLRWMLSDGAGAVLLQDAPRRQGRSLRIDWIELSSQAHVLPTCMYAGAERNEDGQLSGWARHTPSEWAAQSIFAIKQDVRLLNENVVRHTLEIPLARVIAKRGLHAADIDWFLPHMSSHYFRQPIHDALAGLGLAIPFERWFTNLADKGNTGSASIFIMLDELARSGRLAAGQRLLCFVPESGRFSSAFMHLTVV
- a CDS encoding BtrH N-terminal domain-containing protein, which produces MSDFQHQHASHCESGVMSAIVRHYGLPLSEPMAFGLASALSFAWLPFVKLGGLPLVAYRMPPRAIIRGLQKPLGLRMRTETFRDPARGEARLQELLDAGRVVGLQTSVFWLPYFPQDMRFHFNAHNVLAYGRDADSGDYLLSDPVFEEPMRCAPADLARARFARGVLAPKGLLYYPDGQPAEPDWNKVIPAAIRKTVRVMLRTPVPIVGTRAIERVARAVERLPAAGDTRQSLLFVGHLVRMQEEIGTGGGGFRFMYASFLEEAATLASRPALAEQAARLVEIGDGWREFALAAARMIRGRDAFEPAALAALLRRQAADERAFFGALEKALA
- a CDS encoding DNA cytosine methyltransferase gives rise to the protein MGCAIISMAAFRFIDLFAGLGGFHVALEKLGGECVFAAEIQSHLQKVYEDNFGLKPEGDIRKVIPSEVPDHDLLCAGFPCQAFSKAGDQAGFKCSRQGTLFFDVVAILQEKRPRQFILENVPNLLKHDEGKTYARIKQDLEALGYCVTERKFSPHHFGIPQVRERAYIVGRLESLDGFVWPERESHATDITDVLEDSPADAKVLAEQTRVCLTAWNRFLELSPAEVALPSFPIWSMEFGATYPFEDTTPFAERARGGAEALGAYRGTHGRPLAGLPLDDQWKALPSHARTAQEQFPKWKKDFIRANRKFYADNRHWIDPWLPSVKSFISSHQKFEWNVQGGERDLWKYVIQFRASGVRVKRRTTSPSLVAMTDTQVPIIGWQKRYMTPRECAKLQSLGDLKHLPEPQGRAFSALGNAVNAKVVEKVARALLACARTFAEPSPEPQTLLEQTLS
- a CDS encoding YbaK/EbsC family protein is translated as MSTDTAVAALGSRARVEAALRALDMPSEIVEFATPTRSSAEAAAAIGCEVAQIAKSVVFRGRESDACIVVIASGADRIDEKKLAAELGEKVGRADADFVRQRTGFAIGGVSPVGHAGEVILLVDRALWALDPIWAAAGTPNAVFRLAADDLHRIPGIRVVDVRQAD
- a CDS encoding ABC transporter ATP-binding protein; translation: MLRIRDLVHHYPQHAQAALAGLDLDIPAGCLFGLLGPNGAGKTTLISLVAGLLAQQSGTLEIDGQPLADYRRTHPNAIALVPQDYAFYPMLTVTENLRFFAGVQGLSGAAGRERVAHALAAAQLEGVAGQLAEELSGGLRRRLNLAIGLLGDPRLLLLDEPTVGVDPQSRAFLLDTIRALAADGRTVIYTSHYMDEVEALCERIAIVDRGRVLAAGTLDELLHEADALLSLRLAAPLPAELAATLAARHPGLRARDGSLLVAGLAPEALPQLLAELAAAGHPAQAVSYGQQDLEALFMRLTHRSLRD
- a CDS encoding serine hydrolase domain-containing protein codes for the protein MSLKSVLHRQASRLLLALAVAVLAGCASAPPKPAELARGDYRYARDYISWLIEREMRANDITGLSVGLVDGQQLVWAEGFGFEDVEKAVAASAHTRYRLGSIAKVLTATAAMQLAEQGRMDIDRPLADYLPGFAIRSRFPGAGPVTPRNIMHHHSGLPSNHLNGMLGGEPAPIASLVGAVREDYLAYPPDFIFSYSNLAYTLLGASIEHMAGMPFARHMQRSLFEPLGMRDSSFESRPALKEYRKGQAVEPIALRDLPSGGLVSSVEDISRFMRMVLAEGRAGDRQIIRPETLAEMLRPQNEHVALDLDMRIGLGWMFNGLGVHHGGPVPNHGGTLLDSHSLMALLPEHDLGVVVMANSGSAQASVKKIVTELLTLALEAKTGLRPPPEPAPVASRATDAAAAADLSDYEAWYDSMVGLVRVNAGDTSLEAEALGHTFQLDPLAGGRFGLRYKLFGLIPVSVALFDDLRVSMTNIGEHEVLVGHIAGHRMLVGQRLEPSPIPRKLLDYVGEYEIVGTPPGGMVPDRLALRLEGGLLVGECSFSQMPGFVLRAALQPISETEAIISGLGTGKGETLRVVGGEGERRLLYSGLELRRKGD
- a CDS encoding glutathione peroxidase, which produces MLRRALLPALFALSATLLPTTTSADDTSAASGLFAHELRRLHSGEVVRLADRLAGQPVLIVNTASHCGFTSQFRELEAIHQQYKDKGLRVAGFASDDFDQEADNEEKAAEVCYLNYGVTFDMFAPIHVRGAQAHPLFRELARRSEAPAWNFHKYLVDRDGRVVATFPSKVKPDAAEVRAAIERLL